In Plasmodium gaboni strain SY75 chromosome 11, whole genome shotgun sequence, the following proteins share a genomic window:
- a CDS encoding hypothetical protein (conserved Plasmodium protein, unknown function) — protein MNEDNNKNNISLDEKDIRTKESLFYDPSFSHGDIKYFVRPPICSVSTATDSFRCSTYSSANYMMTCPYNNTNDTCIENKITADGLKEKKEKYIKCEEDYNKNLNYMCDNEYVDPYNISTIENEEDMFYSMFKNEKSNITNIEGNNNNNNNNNNNKYPSNMCTHNLNMYANEYDDSKNFSSFFSKDNIYHNSISNNHIINEMPFCNRKDLKKNMNINNINNININNIKIKSNKIKNDQLFKQNEYEKDDINKINKQTYDVYKNDEKYNDMMIKLMSDLNINDNYNNKEKKDPDEDKNIQDVIKNGNYFKDYISDVYNNLINENINDNKEKNNINKYNIFNNHIDNDNINSNDNYIYINKEEIEDDNKDKFSFWKSNLDLKKENNNIYDTCNVFINDNYNDHTHDNYYYNLKKEKKVSFDINKDKIIDHPYLIDTSYPFFLQNNIKDNQKDSLFNSCVDLNILYPNKFNEEIFYDSEDKDIMIDDDYKLRRGNIKVEEKENKTTDNETNVYNIDINKNSIMKEEEEENIKNNINLGTLSNCVPPKNDYININNYDDEEMEEGTNKKEIFPHIKENNNNNNSNNYMYCNSVKNNYNTYYNYNNVSDKSTIISENYIYKPKDIEYNDSSNYSNNLIYPVHNECNTYRDNTSLIDIKDQEPVICIKHECDNKDKINDMLYIDNCLNGKCININEEEKKKRKKNIFENMKTYNFLCNLLNDKKEDFRDNNNLYYEDCNNEYITSQTYFEENNNMNEYCHNNQYNQYNNNYTYDNCLFEENMIYPENYNNIIEDEEEEKDKDIILKKKKSLAKYTLIVNVPPNTTRKDLMTVFSQYGNVDLTMVVCDKESRHPNKEWTATSGYSFVRFSTNIEARKTLTAATCGLIKIRGSKVRATWAKKDSYSKREKDIVFKIPSSILIINIQEFICCICKIYLSYQPILFPCCFVSSCSDCFTNYIIKDINQQNFKCPNCNIILNDKIIKLDKHAKGTLALLYKYYSNIKVKCPHTGCIWIGYHYQYVNHFISCKYNIPQEIQT, from the coding sequence atgaatgaagacaataataagaataatatatccCTTGATGAAAAGGATATAAGAACCAAGGAGTCACTTTTTTATGACCCTTCTTTCTCTCATGGAgacataaaatattttgttagACCCCCAATATGTAGTGTTTCTACAGCTACAGATTCTTTTAGATGTTCTACATATTCTAGTGCTAATTATATGATGACATGTCCATATAATAACACTAACGACACTTGTATTgagaataaaataacagCGGATGgattaaaagaaaaaaaagaaaaatatataaaatgtgaagaagattataataagaatttgaattatatgtgtgataatgaatatgtagatccatataatatatctacAATTGAAAACGAAGAAGATATGTTTTATTCGATGTTTAAAAATGAGAAATCGAATATAACAAACATAGAaggtaataataataataataataataataataataataagtaCCCTTCTAATATGTGTACACACAATTTGAATATGTATGCAAATGAATATGATGATAGTAAgaatttttcttctttttttagtaaggataatatttatcataataGTATATCAAACAACCATATCATAAATGAAATGCCGTTTTGTAATAGAAAggatttaaaaaaaaatatgaatataaataatataaataatataaatataaataatataaaaataaagagcaacaaaattaaaaatgatcAATTATTCaaacaaaatgaatatgaaaaagatgatataaataaaattaataaacAAACATATGATGTTTATAAGaatgatgaaaaatataatgatatgaTGATCAAGCTTATGAGCGATTTAAATATTAAcgataattataataacaaagaaaaaaaggatccagatgaagataaaaatattcaagATGTAATCAAAAATggaaattattttaaagattatatatctgatgtttataataatttaataaatgaaaatataaacgataataaagaaaaaaataatattaataagtataatatatttaataatcATATAGACAATGATAACATAAATagtaatgataattatatatatatcaataaGGAAGAAATTGAAGATGATAACAAAGataaattttctttttggAAGTCAAATTTGGACttaaaaaaggaaaacaacaatatatatgacacatgtaatgtatttataaatgaCAATTATAATGACCATACAcatgataattattattataatttaaaaaaagaaaaaaaagttagctttgatataaataaagataaaatcATAGATCACCCATATTTAATTGACACATCGtatccattttttttacaaaacAACATAAAAGATAATCAAAAAGATTCTTTGTTTAATTCATGTGTGgatttaaatatattatatcctaataaatttaatgaGGAAATATTCTATGATTCTGAAGATAAAGATATAATGATTGATGATGATTATAAACTTAGAAGaggaaatataaaagttgaagaaaaagaaaataagaCAACTGATAATGAAAcaaatgtatataatatagatataaataaaaattcaataatgaaagaagaagaagaagaaaatattaagaaCAATATAAATCTTGGAACCCTTTCAAATTGTGTACCTCCTAAAAATGattacataaatattaacaattatgatgatgaagaaaTGGAAGAAGGTACgaataaaaaggaaatatttccacatataaaagaaaataataataataataatagtaataattatatgtattgtaatagtgtaaaaaataattataatacttattataattataacaatGTGTCTGATAAATCCACTATTATATCTgagaattatatatataagcCTAAAGATATAGAATATAATGATTCTTCAAATTATTCAAACAATCTTATATATCCTGTTCATAATGAATGTAATACATATAGAGATAATACATCATTGATAGATATAAAAGATCAAGAACCTGTAATTTGTATAAAGCATGAATGtgataataaagataaaataaatgatatgttatatatagaCAATTGTCTAAATGgtaaatgtataaatataaatgaagaagaaaaaaaaaaaagaaaaaaaaatatttttgaaaacatgaaaacatataattttttatgtaatttgttgaatgataaaaaagaagattttagagataataataatttgtatTATGAAGATTGTAACaatgaatatataacaaGTCAAACATACtttgaagaaaataataatatgaatgaatattgtcataataatcaatataatcaatataataataattatacatatgataattgtctttttgaagaaaatatgatatatcCTGAGaattataacaatataatagaagatgaagaagaagaaaaagacAAGGATATAatactaaaaaaaaaaaaatcacTAGCTAAATATACTTTAATTGTTAATGTTCCTCCTAATACAACAAGAAAAGATTTAATGACAGTTTTTAGTCAATATGGAAATGTTGATTTAACTATGGTTGTATGTGATAAAGAATCTAGACATCCTAATAAAGAATGGACTGCTACATCTGGTTATTCATTTGTTCGTTTTTCAACAAATATAGAAGCTCGAAAAACATTAACAGCAGCTACATGTGGATTAATTAAAATACGTGGAAGTAAAGTCAGAGCAACATGGGCTAAAAAAGATTCTTATTCAAAAAGAGAAAAAGATATAGTTTTTAAAATACCTTCTTCTATTTTAATCATTAATATACAAGAATTTATTTGTTGTATATGTAAAATCTATTTATCTTATCAACCCATTCTATTCCCTTGTTGTTTTGTTTCTTCATGTTCAGATTGTTTCacaaattatattatcaagGATATAAATCaacaaaattttaaatgcccaaattgtaatattatacttaatgataaaattattaaacTTGATAAACATGCCAAAGGTACTCTAgctttattatataaatattattcaaatataaaagttAAATGCCCACATACTGGTTGTATATGGATAGGATATCACTACCAATATGTAAATCATTTCATCTCttgtaaatataacataCCACAAGAAATACAAAcataa
- a CDS encoding putative ubiquitin-like protein: MANSIEKNEKEKVDVHIDNIDLNEYKHIINNSHSSDEGEEDVSSYDENDNEVYNNDELIKGDGNTKKNKQLDTNIYRNNDIVNNNLKVNYGLINNNEDYEKNISEGSMNNKEDSLICDKDEEKNIEIINNNSNDKYKNNCNIYNKDDYKCDRKNREGYELNKKNNKNIIDTKYIYVRLKTNDCHNNNNIYKCRIEKNITIKKMKKGLNKILNNNNNNNNDMNYRIIYRGRTLKDVDEISKYNIKFNDIIYVIKVYKKKNGNDVTLDSGITSSQLSTINDEYNDYGKYGQNDGISKLISNMFDNSDFIKSIMDSNKHLKKLREKNSDLNHILNDSQTLKQSFEMIKNPSLMKELMKNTDRAISNIEAIPGGFNTLRRMYHNIQEPMYESTEKLIDKKLNKVKNYDLNSTSPPTSEAFPNPWASKNNKNKNNMNNKNNYNLNNLEKLFQSNDKTQNIISNISSNSNNKNNNMLSSTNSIIQKNKKVTNNTSNNNNNKTNNIINNNNFNDLMNNPFLSNSLFPLLNKIQIPQSNKNIVNNKNAIGGNNNYQNNLIDQNKNDTLSTNILSNNNMDNNNLNQTVDNTSNMLNNLFMSLNQNLNMNSTPSTNNTSSDLMNTINMINSLSNLGNYNAPYGNIVGENATTNNNNNNNNNNNNNNNKINNNNNIGSANNSGSVPPYYMDQSFLMEAMNFLRNTTNNDIINNNNNSNNNRFNNIMFNNTPLNNNFNNFMNVLQNVGTGSGHIPSGTNNNTKENQTQRTIKNEIKNDESKQEGIQDTLKNNDTNTSNNINGEPKYHIVYSEQLNALRGMGFTDVEKCLKALIKSKGNVEGAIDFLLLDESNMNEN, from the coding sequence atggcAAATTCAATAGAAAAGAATGAAAAGGAAAAGGTAGATGTCCATATAGATAATATTGATCTTAATgaatataaacatattataaataattcaCACAGTTCTGATGAAGGTGAAGAAGATGTTTCATcatatgatgaaaatgataatgaggtatataataatgatgaattaataaaagGAGATGGTAATACTAAAAAGAATAAACAATTAgatacaaatatatatagaaataatgACATTGtcaataataatttgaaGGTTAATTATGgtttaataaataataatgaagattatgagaaaaatatatcagAAGGGAGCATGAATAATAAAGAGGATAGTTTAATATGTGATAAAGATgaagaaaagaatattgagataataaataataatagtaatgataaatataaaaataattgtaatatatataataaggATGATTATAAATGTGATAGAAAGAATAGAGAAGGTTATGaattaaacaaaaaaaataataagaacATTATAGATactaaatatatatatgtaagATTAAAGACAAATGATTgtcataataataataatatatataaatgtcgaatagaaaaaaatattactattaaaaaaatgaagaaaggattaaataaaatattaaataataataataataataataatgatatgaattatcgaattatatatagagGAAGAACATTAAAAGATGTTGATGAAATATctaaatataatataaaatttaatgatataatatatgtaataaaagtatataaaaaaaaaaatggaaatgATGTAACTCTGGATTCAGGTATTACAAGTTCTCAGCTAAGTACTataaatgatgaatataatgACTATGGAAAGTATGGACAAAATGATGGTATATCAAAATTAATATCTAACATGTTTGATAATAGTGATTTTATTAAATCAATAATGGATTCTAAtaaacatttaaaaaagttaagagaaaaaaattctgatttaaatcatatattaaatgattCTCAAACGTTAAAACAATCATTTGAAATGATAAAGAATCCATCATTAATGAAAGaattaatgaaaaatacTGATAGGGCTATTAGTAATATTGAAGCTATACCTGGAGGTTTTAATACTTTAAGAAGAATGTATCATAATATTCAAGAACCAATGTATGAATCTACAGAGAAATTAattgataaaaaattaaataaagttaaaaattatgatttAAATTCTACATCTCCACCTACAAGTGAAGCCTTTCCTAATCCATGGGCttcaaaaaataacaaaaataaaaataacatgaataataaaaataattataatttaaacaacttagaaaaattattccAGTCAAATGATAAGAcacaaaatattatatcaaatatatcatcaaatagtaacaacaaaaataataatatgttaaGTAGTACAAATAGCATCATTcaaaaaaacaaaaaggtcacaaataatacaagtaataataataataataagacaaataatattattaataataataatttcaaTGATCTTATGAATAACCCCTTTTTGAGTAACTCATTATTTCCcttattaaataaaatacagATTCCACAATCtaacaaaaatattgttaataataaaaatgcCATAGGtggaaataataattatcaaaataatttaatagatcaaaataaaaatgatacTTTATCgacaaatatattatctaacaataatatggataataataatttaaatcAAACAGTGGATAATACATCTAATATGTTAAATAATTTGTTCATGAGTTTGAAtcaaaatttaaatatgaattCCACACCATCGACAAATAATACATCTAGCGATTTGATGAATACcataaatatgataaatagCTTAAGTAATCTTGGTAATTATAATGCTCCCTATGGCAATATTGTAGGTGAAAACGCAACAACAAACaataacaacaataataataataataataataataataataataagattaataataataataatattggTAGTGCTAATAATAGTGGTAGCGTTCCTCCATATTATATGGATCAGTCTTTTTTGATGGAAGCCATGAACTTTTTAAGAAATACCACCAACAATGACATtatcaataataataataatagtaataataaccgttttaataatatcatgTTCAATAACACTCCtcttaataataatttcaaCAACTTTATGAATGTACTTCAAAATGTAGGCACAGGAAGTGGACATATACCAAGTGGaactaataataatacaaaagAAAATCAAACACAAAGAactattaaaaatgaaataaaaaatgatgaatCGAAACAAGAAGGAATACAAGACACtcttaaaaataatgatacTAACAcaagtaataatattaatggAGAACCAAAGTATCACATTGTTTACTCTGAACAGTTAAATGCATTAAGAGGAATGGGATTTACAGATGTAGAAAAATGTTTAAAAGCATTAATTAAATCAAAAGGTAATGTAGAAGGGGCCATCGACTTTTTACTATTAGATGAAAGtaatatgaatgaaaaTTGA